From the genome of Thermaerobacter marianensis DSM 12885:
GCGATGGGGGTTCGAGGTTCCATGGGGGGGACGAACGCGGCCCGGCGGCCCGGGACCGTCCGGCAACTCTTCGCCGACGGGGACCCCGGCCCGGGCCAGCACCGCCGCCAGGACAGCACGCGCGGTGACGGGCAGGACAACGCCCGAAACGCCCGGGATAGTCACGGTGACGGCTCCGGCCACCACCACGGCCACGGTCATGCCCATGCCCGTGACGACCCGTTGCTGCGCCGGTACGGTCACCCTCGCTTCCACAGCTGGATCAGCCGGCGGCCCGCCACCTGGTGGGAAAAGGTCAAGCAGTTCATCTGGGGCTTTCTGTTCTTCGAGTGGTACCACGAGCTGCAGCACACCCGCTCCCGCTACAACGACATCATGAACCTGGTTCTCTTCGGCGAGCTGTTGGGGCTCCCGCTGATGAACTCGTCCATCGGGTTGCGACTGCTGCCGTACGTCCTGCCTGACCTCGACGCGTGGAAGCACCGGCAGCTGGAGGAGCACGTGGTCGAAGAACACGCGCCGCACATCCATTGAGGTGACGGGACGGTGGACGATGCCCTGCTCGATCGAATCACCCTGGCCGTGGCCGTCCTCCTTGTGCTCTGGCTGATCGGGGGCCGCCAGTGGAACCGCCGACGCGCCGTCGAGCTGGCACGGGCCGCCCGCGATGCCCTGCGCTTGCTGGGGGACGAAATTAACATGCAGTCCCTGGGCGGCGGGACCGGCGGCTTCCTCATGGAGGTGGGGCGCCCCGGGCCGGGCATACGGTCGGCCCAGCTCCTGTGCCTGCTGGAACCCCGCGACTTTCCCCTCGCCTGGGCATGGACCCGCTGGCGCGGCCGGCGCGACCAGTTCATCCTGAAGATCGAGGCGACCCAACCGCTGCGCACCGCGCGGCTTCAGGGGTACGGACGGCCGGCCGCGGGCTTTGGCTTGCGCCGGCTCGTGCTGGCTGCCACCCAGCCGTCCAGCCCGCAGGTACAGGTCAGCTTCGGCGTGGCGCCGGGCGAGGAGAGCGACATCGCCCGGGCCGTGGCCCTGGCGGCGGGCCTGGCCCGTGGGGAGCTGCAACTGGCGGCGCGCGACTCGGCCTGAGGGACACTGCCCGTCGCCGCGACATGCGACACCCCACGGCCTGCCTGCCCAGGCGCCCGGGCCGGCGCCCCGGGCACGTGCAAGGTGCAGGCCGGTGCAACGTGCATGGTGCAACGTACGGGACGAGCGCTAGCTCTGTGGCGGCCGGCCGGCGAGGCCGTCCCCGCCCGGCCGCCGTGGCTCGCCCCCGGCCAGGCAGCCCTCGATCAGGCGGTCCACGGCTTCATAGTCCTCCTCGAACCGCGCGCAGCGTCCTCCCACGACGACGGCCAACTCGCCGGTGCGGATGCGGTGGCGGGTGGCCAGCCACGTACCCCGCAACGACGTAAGGGGGACCGTCACAGGGTCCACCTGGGATCCGAAGCGGGCGGCCAGGTGCCGGACCAGTGCCTCCAGCCGGCGCTGCCCGCGGCGCTCCGCTTCGGGGTACTCCCGTTCCTGTTCCGCCGGCCCCTCCAGGCCGCAGGCGTAGCCCCACGGCATCCCCCGCGGGCACATCTTGTAGTAGAGGGGGAACAGGCCGACGATCTCCACCCTCAGGGGCCGCGGTGGTTGCTCCTGTGCGAGGCGGAAGCGCCACCGGGCGAACAAGCTCGGGGAGCGCTCCGCAGCCCGCGGCTCATTCACCCCCGTCCGGTCCATCGCCCCTGCCCCTCCTAGTGGCAGCGCCAGTCGTGCAACAAGGCCTGCCAGGCGAGTTCTAGCTCGGCTTCGCCGCTCCCCGCCGCGGTCTCCAGGCGGATCCGGATGCGGCGCGCCGTCTCAGGACAGTCCAGCACCAGCACCCGCGCAGGCCGCCACTTCCCGGGGAAGCCCCGCCGCACCTCCCCCCGGGCCCACCATCCCCGATGACCGGCCACGGCCAGCACACCTTGGGCGGCTACGCGCCCCAGGGTGCCAGCGGATGCTGGTGGCAGGGCCCGCGGCCCATTCCGGCCGGGATGGGGCGCCGGCCCGGCGGCCGGGGTCAGGTCCAGAAAGAGTTCCACCCGCACCGTGGCCGGGCGGCAGCGCCCGGCGTGCCCCTGGCGGGCCGGGACGCCACCGGCGGTTTGCTCGGCGTCTCCCGCGCTGGCGGCACGGCCGTTCCGGGCGCGACCCGGACCGCCCGCCGCCTCCGGCTCGGACGGTACCGCATCGGACCCGGCCGTCAGCCACCAGTGGCCGCGCCCGGCCGTGGCCCAGCTGACGCCGTCCCGCACCTGCCAGCGGTCGACCTCCGGGGGAAAGGCGCCGGTGCCCAGGCGCCACCCCGCCGGGACGCCCAGCAGCACCAGGTTGCAGGTGCCGAAGACAAGGCTGCGCACGGCCAGGACATGGGGCCGGGTCGCCGGTGGCCCGGCCCCCGCCCCGCCCGCCACCGCCCTCACCCCGTCACCTGGGCCAGGGCCCAGTGCTGGTCGGGGTCGAAGAGGTCGTCCACCGCCTGCTTCAGGGCCTCCAGGCCGTGGACCTCGCTCTTGTACAGGGGCAGGAAGGCCCGTACCAGGTCGCCCAACTCGCGCCGGATCTGCTCCAGGTAGCCCGCCTGCTCCTGGTACTTGTTGCGCAGGTACTCGTCCTCGCTCGCCTTCTCCACTTCCTCGCCGCGGATCACCCCGTTGACCAGCACCCCACCCACGGGGATGTCATAGGCGCGCACCATCTTGATGAACCGCGTGACCACGGAGATGGGCAGCGCCAGCGGCAGGGTGACGAAGAAGAACGCCGTCAAGTTGGGGTCGACCAGCAGCTTCTTGACCGCCTTGAAGCGCTCGTCCATGGCGATCAGGTCGGCCAGCATGGGGTCCTTCTTGACTTCTTCCATGACCTTCTCCTTGCGGAAGCTGAGCTGCACCCGCAGCGACAGGGCCTCCTTGCGCGATTCGATCATGCGCTGCAACCACAGGCCGTAGATCTTGGACAGACCGATGAGCCGCACGGCGTTGGCCACGGCCGCCGTGTCGAAGACCACGATCTCGTACTCCTGGCCTTCGCGCAGCATGATGTCGACCATCTTGTCGAACATGGCGGACTCCTCGAAGGCCGGGTTCGTCACGGCGATCTCGATGAACGGCTTGGCATCCACCGGGATGTCGGCGTACTTCAGGAACTCGCGC
Proteins encoded in this window:
- a CDS encoding ArsA family ATPase; this translates as MQHITAFLEEHPELKFVFTGGKGGVGKTICAAVLAYHFAEQGKRTMLASLNPVHSLTSVFGQDLSGGQVRPVQGVPNLHAVEVDASDVVARYRENIGQRVREFLKYADIPVDAKPFIEIAVTNPAFEESAMFDKMVDIMLREGQEYEIVVFDTAAVANAVRLIGLSKIYGLWLQRMIESRKEALSLRVQLSFRKEKVMEEVKKDPMLADLIAMDERFKAVKKLLVDPNLTAFFFVTLPLALPISVVTRFIKMVRAYDIPVGGVLVNGVIRGEEVEKASEDEYLRNKYQEQAGYLEQIRRELGDLVRAFLPLYKSEVHGLEALKQAVDDLFDPDQHWALAQVTG